A portion of the Thermococcus sp. EP1 genome contains these proteins:
- a CDS encoding AIR synthase family protein, with product MLPGKVPPEVLEKIVFGFLGAKDERVILKSGVGIDAAAIDFGENVLVASSDPITGAEKHIGFYAIHVNANDVATFGAKPKWFLATILLPENSDETLLKEIMEDMHENAKKLGVSIVGGHTEVTIGLNRPIVIGTMLGEVKKEKLVRSNGAKPGDMIILTKGAGIEGTAIIASEHEEKLKNAFGKELVKSAKEFLEKISVVEEALIAAEIGVNAMHDPTEGGIANGFHEMADAAGLGFRVYYEKIPIASETKKICEYFNLDPLALISSGSLLIAASRENADIIVRAIKEKGIEAAIIGEFLRNNETKVIVKDGKEFPLKRPESDELWKIF from the coding sequence ATGCTTCCAGGAAAAGTTCCTCCAGAAGTTCTTGAGAAAATCGTGTTTGGCTTTTTAGGAGCCAAAGACGAGAGAGTAATACTTAAATCAGGGGTAGGTATTGATGCTGCTGCAATTGACTTTGGTGAGAATGTTTTAGTTGCCTCAAGTGACCCAATAACTGGAGCGGAGAAACACATAGGCTTTTATGCAATTCACGTAAATGCAAATGACGTTGCAACTTTTGGGGCAAAACCAAAATGGTTCCTCGCAACTATTCTCCTTCCCGAAAACTCCGATGAAACATTACTTAAAGAAATCATGGAAGATATGCACGAAAATGCGAAGAAACTTGGAGTTTCTATAGTAGGAGGTCATACAGAGGTAACAATTGGGCTAAACAGACCAATAGTGATAGGAACAATGCTTGGAGAAGTTAAAAAGGAAAAACTCGTCAGGTCAAATGGTGCTAAGCCAGGAGACATGATAATTCTAACTAAGGGAGCCGGGATTGAAGGAACAGCAATCATAGCAAGCGAACATGAAGAAAAACTAAAAAACGCTTTTGGTAAAGAGCTTGTTAAAAGCGCAAAAGAATTTTTAGAAAAAATCAGCGTTGTGGAAGAAGCGCTCATTGCTGCTGAAATAGGGGTAAATGCTATGCATGATCCAACAGAAGGTGGGATAGCAAACGGATTTCATGAGATGGCAGATGCTGCTGGGTTGGGCTTTAGGGTTTATTATGAAAAAATCCCGATAGCTAGCGAAACAAAGAAAATATGTGAGTATTTTAACTTAGATCCTCTGGCTCTTATAAGCTCAGGCTCACTTTTAATAGCTGCTTCTAGAGAGAATGCAGACATTATAGTTAGAGCAATAAAAGAAAAAGGAATAGAAGCTGCAATAATCGGCGAATTCTTAAGAAACAACGAAACCAAAGTTATTGTGAAAGACGGGAAAGAATTCCCCCTAAAAAGGCCTGAAAGTGATGAACTTTGGAAGATTTTTTAA
- a CDS encoding LSm family protein: MSEEKPLLLDKTLEKWKGKRVALAVSGDHSFTGTLEEFDEEVIVLENVADVVGNRGKSLIVKIDDINWIMLLE; this comes from the coding sequence ATGAGTGAAGAAAAACCTCTCCTACTTGACAAGACACTTGAGAAATGGAAGGGAAAAAGAGTTGCTCTTGCAGTTAGTGGAGACCATTCTTTCACTGGAACTCTAGAAGAGTTTGATGAAGAAGTCATTGTGCTTGAAAACGTCGCAGATGTTGTTGGAAACAGAGGAAAATCCTTAATAGTTAAGATAGATGATATCAACTGGATAATGCTTCTAGAGTGA
- the mobB gene encoding molybdopterin-guanine dinucleotide biosynthesis protein B, with the protein MKAIAFIGFKKSGKTSAVEKVANELKNRGYKIAIAKSMHTNFDNKNTDTWKFKQVADYVIVKAQETDALLFEAKDINALFSIIPEVDFLLLEGFKTVKHMPKIICAKSEEEVDALNDGLAIAISGIVANNKIHQIKGLPVINALENPEKLADLIEEKAFMLPNIDCRMCGLTCYEMAKLIIRGEKSIKDCVVISSKPQVVVKVDGKELPMKDWVQELVKKTIEGMLSAMKGYKEGRKIEITINNE; encoded by the coding sequence ATGAAGGCCATAGCTTTTATAGGTTTTAAAAAGAGTGGGAAGACCTCCGCAGTAGAAAAAGTTGCAAATGAACTCAAGAACAGAGGATACAAAATAGCAATAGCCAAGAGCATGCACACTAATTTTGATAACAAGAACACAGACACATGGAAATTTAAACAGGTAGCAGATTACGTCATCGTTAAAGCCCAGGAAACTGACGCTTTACTTTTTGAGGCTAAAGATATAAATGCATTATTTTCAATAATTCCCGAAGTGGATTTCCTTCTTCTTGAGGGATTTAAAACAGTCAAACACATGCCAAAAATAATATGTGCAAAAAGTGAAGAAGAAGTAGATGCTCTCAATGATGGCCTAGCAATTGCAATTAGTGGAATCGTAGCAAATAACAAAATACACCAAATAAAGGGATTACCTGTGATAAATGCTCTTGAAAACCCCGAGAAACTAGCTGATTTAATCGAAGAAAAAGCATTTATGTTGCCAAACATTGATTGTAGAATGTGTGGTCTCACTTGCTATGAAATGGCAAAATTAATTATCAGAGGAGAGAAAAGCATCAAGGACTGTGTCGTCATAAGCTCAAAGCCTCAAGTAGTAGTGAAAGTTGATGGAAAAGAGCTCCCAATGAAAGATTGGGTTCAAGAGCTGGTAAAAAAGACCATCGAAGGTATGCTCTCAGCTATGAAAGGGTATAAAGAAGGGCGAAAAATTGAGATTACAATAAATAACGAGTGA
- a CDS encoding M67 family metallopeptidase: protein MRFLYIKSVHLYEILQRAKESKVEICGFLLGQEREDGFFVEEIVFTKNKLDSPVEFEVDPLETLEVFQKAEKEELEIIGIFHSHVNCPHYPSGKDLKGMNLWRNVWLIVSTLGTYGAFLLKDGEIKEIRVVVLD, encoded by the coding sequence ATGAGGTTCCTTTATATAAAAAGCGTACATCTGTACGAAATACTTCAGAGGGCAAAAGAAAGCAAAGTTGAAATATGTGGTTTTTTACTCGGACAAGAACGCGAAGACGGATTTTTCGTAGAGGAAATAGTTTTCACGAAAAATAAGTTAGATTCTCCAGTAGAATTTGAAGTAGATCCACTGGAAACTTTAGAAGTTTTTCAAAAAGCTGAAAAGGAAGAGTTAGAGATAATTGGAATTTTCCATTCTCATGTTAATTGTCCTCATTATCCCTCTGGCAAGGATCTAAAAGGAATGAATTTATGGAGAAATGTATGGTTAATAGTCAGCACTCTTGGAACTTATGGAGCATTCCTTTTAAAGGACGGAGAAATTAAAGAGATTAGAGTAGTGGTTCTGGATTGA
- a CDS encoding 2,3-bisphosphoglycerate-dependent phosphoglycerate mutase, with protein MSNLILIRHGESLWNKLNLFTGWVDVPLSEKGVEEALNAGDLLKHWRIDVIFTSELVRAIQTAMLVMSKNCSGIPKIEHENGMMKEWGLIYGEDGERYVPTYKSWHLNERYYGQLQGLNKDKAKKIYGEEQVLLWRRSYDIAPPGGESLKDTAKRTIPYFKEKIIPELERGKNVLVSAHGNSLRSIVMHIEGLSKEEVLKLNIPTGVPLIYEYHAGKLKRMGYLYEWGYDKSLHIK; from the coding sequence ATGAGCAACCTCATACTAATAAGACATGGTGAGAGCCTTTGGAATAAGTTAAACCTCTTCACTGGATGGGTAGATGTTCCTCTAAGTGAGAAAGGCGTAGAAGAGGCCTTGAATGCTGGGGATCTTCTTAAGCATTGGCGAATTGATGTGATTTTTACTTCTGAACTTGTCCGTGCAATCCAAACAGCAATGCTTGTAATGAGTAAAAACTGTTCTGGAATTCCAAAGATAGAGCATGAAAATGGAATGATGAAAGAATGGGGTTTAATTTATGGAGAAGATGGGGAAAGGTATGTGCCTACATATAAGTCATGGCATTTGAATGAGCGATATTATGGGCAACTTCAAGGGTTAAACAAGGATAAGGCCAAAAAGATTTATGGGGAAGAACAAGTGCTTTTATGGAGGCGAAGCTATGACATTGCTCCACCCGGTGGAGAAAGTCTTAAAGACACTGCCAAGAGAACCATTCCATATTTTAAGGAAAAGATAATACCGGAGCTTGAGAGGGGCAAAAATGTCCTTGTTTCAGCTCACGGAAACAGTTTGCGCTCAATAGTTATGCATATTGAGGGATTAAGTAAGGAAGAGGTTTTGAAACTTAATATTCCTACTGGGGTGCCATTAATCTATGAATATCATGCTGGAAAGCTTAAAAGAATGGGATATCTTTATGAATGGGGTTATGACAAGAGCTTGCATATAAAATAA
- a CDS encoding PspC domain-containing protein, which yields MEKKLYRSRKNRMLFGVCGGLAEYFNVDPTLVRILFIILLIGSVGTAVLLYLLLAVVMPEEPKKGGEEIGKEIKEE from the coding sequence ATGGAAAAAAAGCTGTATAGAAGCAGAAAAAATAGAATGTTATTTGGAGTTTGTGGTGGACTAGCAGAATATTTTAACGTCGATCCTACTCTTGTAAGGATACTATTTATAATACTACTCATAGGAAGTGTAGGGACGGCGGTTTTGTTATATCTTCTCCTGGCGGTTGTAATGCCCGAGGAGCCTAAGAAAGGAGGTGAAGAAATTGGAAAAGAAATTAAAGAGGAGTAA
- a CDS encoding PspC domain-containing protein, whose product MKKLEKKLKRSKKNKVFLGVLGGIAEYLEVDPTIIRILFILLCLVEPVFILAYFLMAIVMPEEEEIVTAEKIPQKFEKIVEETGEKVEELAKKAPKIEKKDDTKLFGIALVILGTALLLKEFIPIPFLGLREIVAVLILLLGLYLVARG is encoded by the coding sequence GTGAAGAAATTGGAAAAGAAATTAAAGAGGAGTAAGAAAAACAAGGTATTTTTAGGAGTTTTAGGTGGCATTGCTGAATATCTTGAAGTGGATCCCACAATAATAAGGATATTATTTATCCTTTTATGTCTCGTGGAACCAGTGTTCATCTTAGCATACTTCCTAATGGCTATAGTTATGCCCGAAGAGGAAGAAATAGTTACTGCAGAAAAGATCCCTCAAAAATTTGAAAAGATAGTTGAAGAGACTGGAGAAAAAGTGGAAGAACTCGCCAAGAAAGCTCCAAAAATTGAGAAAAAAGACGATACAAAACTCTTTGGAATAGCTCTTGTCATCCTAGGAACTGCATTACTCTTAAAAGAATTTATCCCAATTCCCTTCTTAGGTCTTAGAGAAATCGTTGCCGTGCTTATCTTGCTCCTTGGACTATACTTGGTGGCGAGGGGATAA
- a CDS encoding triphosphoribosyl-dephospho-CoA synthase, which produces METWEVVKAFTIGPLLEVAIPKPGNVNRYKDFEDLTFYHFLFANTAVMDVFFEAAERGKQIKNKELLPRDARLGELIKKAVENSKRIQDSNPNFGIITLAVPLIIGLTWSGDINSAREKTKLLIHSSTPQDTIEFYRAIRIANPKGIKKGVEYDVYDDSSFDAIVKDEVNLWKLAEISSKRELIFKEWLNGYELSYSTFEKLKQLTSSLPLEKAALRAFLELLATKVDTLIIRKAGIEEAILVQETAKRALNGKVTFQELDSFLREKKDLRNPGSLADIMAIALSMLVLSGYKLNL; this is translated from the coding sequence ATGGAAACATGGGAGGTTGTTAAAGCCTTTACCATAGGACCGTTACTAGAAGTAGCAATACCTAAACCAGGAAATGTAAATAGGTATAAAGACTTTGAAGACCTTACATTTTATCATTTTCTTTTTGCCAATACAGCAGTTATGGATGTGTTTTTCGAGGCTGCAGAAAGAGGAAAACAAATTAAAAATAAAGAACTCTTACCCCGAGATGCAAGGCTTGGGGAACTCATAAAAAAAGCTGTTGAAAACTCCAAGAGAATCCAGGACTCCAATCCAAACTTTGGCATCATAACTTTAGCAGTCCCCTTAATCATCGGTCTTACATGGAGTGGAGACATTAATTCCGCTAGAGAAAAAACTAAGCTCTTAATACACTCCTCAACTCCCCAAGATACTATCGAGTTCTACAGAGCAATAAGGATTGCAAATCCAAAAGGAATTAAAAAGGGAGTAGAATACGATGTGTATGACGACTCCTCATTTGACGCAATTGTGAAAGATGAAGTAAACTTGTGGAAACTTGCCGAAATCTCAAGCAAAAGAGAGTTGATATTCAAAGAATGGCTAAATGGGTATGAACTTAGCTATTCTACCTTTGAAAAGCTCAAACAACTTACCTCCTCACTTCCTCTTGAAAAAGCTGCCTTACGAGCATTTCTAGAACTTTTAGCAACTAAGGTGGACACACTTATAATAAGAAAAGCAGGTATTGAAGAAGCTATTCTTGTCCAAGAGACTGCTAAAAGAGCATTGAATGGGAAAGTCACCTTCCAAGAACTTGATAGCTTTCTGAGAGAAAAGAAAGATCTAAGAAACCCCGGAAGTCTGGCGGACATTATGGCTATTGCTCTAAGTATGCTCGTTCTAAGTGGATACAAACTCAATCTTTGA
- a CDS encoding family 4A encapsulin nanocompartment shell protein — translation MRGELIRVLSGVEEKANELKMEGFEPDIVLFGKEAYEFLKNQVNAEFGGEDTVSEISGLPIRVVEELGKDAVVIDSKVLGLGLGGAKRVKIIKD, via the coding sequence ATGAGGGGAGAACTTATTAGGGTTTTAAGTGGCGTTGAAGAAAAGGCCAATGAACTTAAGATGGAAGGGTTTGAGCCAGATATTGTTTTATTTGGGAAAGAGGCATACGAATTCCTGAAAAATCAAGTTAATGCAGAATTTGGAGGGGAAGATACAGTCTCAGAGATTTCTGGACTTCCAATAAGGGTGGTTGAAGAGCTCGGAAAAGACGCTGTCGTTATCGATTCAAAGGTTTTAGGCCTTGGTCTTGGGGGGGCTAAAAGAGTTAAGATAATCAAAGATTGA
- a CDS encoding OsmC family protein: MKGVVKWIEDKKFEALTEEGGKIIFGESGISPMKTLLLSVAGCTSIDVVMILQKMREPIEGLEVEITGERRDEYPRIYTKVHLHYKIYGDVNEEKAKRAIDLSQTKYCSVGAHLKLSGTEVTYSYEIIREKV; encoded by the coding sequence ATGAAAGGAGTCGTCAAATGGATTGAGGATAAGAAGTTCGAAGCTCTAACAGAGGAGGGTGGGAAAATAATTTTTGGAGAAAGTGGTATCTCTCCAATGAAGACTCTCCTTCTTAGTGTTGCTGGATGTACCTCAATAGATGTAGTAATGATATTGCAAAAAATGCGGGAGCCCATAGAAGGTCTAGAAGTCGAAATAACTGGTGAAAGGAGAGATGAGTACCCTAGAATCTACACAAAAGTCCATCTCCATTATAAAATCTATGGAGACGTGAACGAGGAAAAAGCTAAAAGAGCAATAGACCTCAGTCAAACAAAATACTGTTCTGTGGGTGCTCATTTGAAATTAAGTGGTACTGAGGTAACTTATTCTTACGAGATTATTAGGGAAAAAGTTTAA
- a CDS encoding radical SAM protein, giving the protein MYIRAFDPWKSKLCTCPPKYTLNIYTGCDHACVYCYITSYIPKAFKVRIKENLFLYLERELRSFDKRFIIALSYSSDPYPTIDKELEITRKVLKLLQRYNVRCLILTKSDLFERDLDILKDLKCAVGITVTTVDKKKAKLLEPNAPSPSERIKALKQAKEEGIPIYARIDPIIPFYTWKDFDKTLKALNFVSHITVSTLKLRPDSWKRMEAKFPTLMERLSPLYKKGEKIAGYYYLPKEIRFKILREAREKIEGMGITFGSCREGYYSYPSCDGSHLVPP; this is encoded by the coding sequence ATGTATATTAGAGCTTTTGACCCATGGAAATCCAAGCTCTGCACATGTCCCCCTAAGTACACTCTCAATATATATACTGGATGCGATCACGCGTGCGTTTACTGTTATATAACCTCCTACATTCCCAAAGCCTTTAAAGTGAGGATAAAGGAGAATCTTTTCCTATATCTAGAAAGAGAACTTAGAAGCTTCGACAAACGCTTTATAATAGCCTTGTCATATTCCTCTGATCCATACCCTACAATAGATAAAGAGCTTGAAATAACCCGAAAAGTTCTCAAACTCTTACAAAGATACAATGTCAGATGTTTAATCCTCACCAAGTCGGATTTGTTTGAACGAGACTTGGATATACTAAAAGACCTAAAGTGTGCCGTGGGAATCACTGTGACCACGGTAGACAAGAAAAAAGCCAAGTTATTGGAGCCAAATGCTCCTTCTCCATCGGAGAGAATTAAAGCCCTAAAACAGGCAAAAGAAGAAGGAATTCCCATCTACGCCAGAATTGATCCTATAATACCATTCTACACCTGGAAAGATTTTGATAAGACTCTTAAAGCCTTGAACTTTGTGTCCCATATTACCGTTTCTACTCTAAAACTGCGCCCAGATTCATGGAAGAGAATGGAGGCAAAATTCCCCACATTAATGGAAAGACTTTCCCCTCTTTATAAAAAGGGAGAAAAAATTGCTGGATACTACTATCTACCTAAAGAAATAAGGTTCAAGATTCTTAGAGAGGCCCGAGAAAAGATTGAAGGAATGGGTATAACGTTTGGTTCTTGCCGAGAGGGATACTATTCCTACCCAAGCTGCGATGGCTCCCATTTGGTACCCCCATGA
- a CDS encoding PPC domain-containing DNA-binding protein — translation MRFSKGRAFLFRVPEGKELLSFINEFAKKHNVLIGTVSVIGTLRDPKIGYFEEDKKQYKVIELKGTYELISALGNISLKDDEPFAHIHVSLGDKEGKMLGGHLVEGEVFVAEVFIQELLGELLERKPKESGLALWDAEES, via the coding sequence ATGAGATTTTCAAAGGGTAGAGCATTTCTTTTCAGGGTACCGGAAGGAAAGGAACTCTTAAGTTTTATCAATGAGTTTGCCAAAAAGCACAATGTGCTAATTGGCACTGTTAGTGTGATAGGCACTCTAAGAGATCCTAAAATTGGATATTTCGAAGAGGATAAGAAACAATACAAAGTTATTGAGCTCAAGGGGACTTATGAACTTATTTCCGCTTTGGGGAACATAAGTCTCAAAGATGATGAGCCTTTTGCCCATATTCACGTAAGCCTAGGGGACAAAGAAGGGAAGATGCTTGGTGGTCATTTAGTAGAAGGCGAAGTTTTCGTGGCAGAGGTGTTTATTCAAGAGTTGCTAGGAGAATTATTGGAGAGGAAGCCTAAAGAAAGCGGGTTAGCTTTGTGGGATGCTGAAGAAAGTTAG
- a CDS encoding chromate resistance protein ChrB domain-containing protein, with protein sequence MKWVTREHVHVDRVACPWLIKRFIDPEAEFIFVPRDTDPSTITEGIPFDFKGVELGHHNGKCSFDAFIEKYNITDPAVLKIAEIVREADTHVENSSPLAVALDIIARGYRMICKDDYETLEKEFYLYDALYAYFKKELEEGKT encoded by the coding sequence ATGAAGTGGGTAACACGTGAACATGTCCATGTGGATAGAGTTGCTTGCCCGTGGCTTATAAAACGATTTATAGATCCCGAAGCCGAGTTTATTTTTGTACCGCGTGATACAGACCCTTCAACTATAACTGAAGGAATACCATTTGATTTTAAGGGAGTTGAACTGGGTCACCATAATGGAAAATGCTCCTTTGATGCATTTATAGAGAAATACAATATAACGGACCCTGCAGTGTTAAAGATAGCTGAAATAGTTAGAGAAGCAGATACTCACGTTGAGAACTCCTCTCCTTTGGCAGTAGCTCTTGATATTATTGCTAGAGGCTATAGGATGATCTGTAAGGATGACTATGAGACACTAGAAAAGGAATTTTATCTCTATGACGCGTTGTATGCATATTTCAAGAAAGAACTAGAGGAGGGAAAAACTTAA
- a CDS encoding 6-carboxytetrahydropterin synthase, producing MRFKIVGRKIGWHKDFDSSHFLVLPYESKCLRIHGHTYNVDVEIWGDLNENGMIFDFNYLSNLIKLLDHKILVSEEWITEKKDSYIIIEKNGKRLELPEDEVVVLNKPNVTAELIAEWFAERISEKAGENVKKIRVKIWEDPRSYAEVVLEY from the coding sequence ATGAGATTCAAGATTGTTGGGAGAAAAATCGGGTGGCATAAGGATTTTGATAGTTCCCACTTCTTGGTGCTTCCATATGAGAGTAAGTGTCTTAGGATTCATGGACACACATATAATGTAGATGTAGAGATATGGGGAGATCTTAATGAAAATGGAATGATTTTTGACTTTAACTACCTTAGTAACCTAATAAAGCTCCTGGATCATAAGATTCTGGTAAGTGAGGAGTGGATAACCGAAAAAAAAGATTCTTATATAATAATCGAGAAAAATGGCAAGCGATTGGAGTTGCCGGAGGATGAGGTAGTAGTTCTCAACAAGCCAAATGTAACTGCTGAACTCATAGCGGAGTGGTTTGCTGAAAGGATATCTGAAAAAGCTGGGGAAAATGTGAAAAAAATTAGGGTAAAGATATGGGAAGATCCAAGGAGTTATGCGGAGGTAGTCTTAGAATATTAA
- a CDS encoding ParA family protein, which yields MAIIISIANQKGGVGKTTISLNLAHALAKKGYDTLIIDTDPQFNLTFALIGMNIINYSDNNIGTLLIENSVKKAQIEDAIVHIHENLSLIPSHLKVSAIERLLMTAYMREQRLKRVLEKIEDEYDFIIIDNPPSLGIFLINSLGASDYVLIPTELGYFSVMGVQLTLDVIREIKSTELNPDLEIMGIVANKFTRQSKVPQVRLDQLKEAYPDLPIVAILPRAVAVEKSQEEGKPVFEFEPNNRVSKAFLKLAESVIKNVR from the coding sequence ATGGCGATTATAATCAGTATTGCTAATCAAAAGGGTGGTGTTGGAAAGACTACAATAAGTCTCAACTTGGCCCATGCACTGGCTAAAAAGGGTTATGATACCCTAATAATCGATACTGATCCCCAATTCAACCTTACGTTTGCTCTAATCGGCATGAATATAATCAATTACAGCGACAACAACATAGGCACCCTTCTAATAGAAAACTCCGTGAAAAAGGCTCAAATTGAGGACGCCATAGTCCACATACATGAGAATCTATCTCTCATACCCTCCCACCTAAAAGTTTCTGCGATTGAAAGATTGCTCATGACAGCATACATGCGTGAACAGAGACTCAAAAGAGTTTTAGAGAAAATAGAGGATGAATATGACTTTATAATCATCGATAACCCACCAAGTCTAGGAATATTCTTAATAAACTCTCTTGGAGCCTCAGATTATGTCTTGATCCCAACTGAGTTAGGATACTTTAGTGTCATGGGTGTGCAGTTAACACTTGATGTCATCAGGGAGATAAAGTCCACTGAACTCAACCCAGACTTGGAAATCATGGGTATTGTTGCAAACAAATTTACACGTCAAAGCAAAGTCCCCCAGGTGAGGTTAGATCAGCTAAAAGAGGCCTATCCTGACTTACCGATAGTTGCCATTTTGCCGAGGGCAGTTGCAGTTGAGAAGTCTCAAGAAGAGGGTAAGCCAGTTTTTGAATTTGAGCCGAACAATAGAGTATCCAAGGCTTTCTTAAAACTTGCGGAGAGTGTGATCAAAAATGTCAGGTAA
- a CDS encoding DUF257 family protein, whose amino-acid sequence MNANILKGFIKNFPQLFEEVSEGETVLIEYSPIINSAVILYELIIWAKENDYQVIIDDTLDTLPIYKIKMDLKGLNSEVLNDIKVVKIGGTLDVGDVIGHLALKEPHIRVKEYLEVALPHLDSEKRIINPVLGFEKLLILSESPREVFATLSMILSFTSSFQRTAFYFVNVNALEEAIPWALPLLEEIATTVVELGRINNGLGFSVKSYEF is encoded by the coding sequence ATGAATGCCAATATTCTTAAGGGGTTTATAAAGAACTTCCCCCAACTTTTTGAGGAAGTAAGCGAAGGAGAAACGGTGTTAATTGAATATTCTCCAATTATTAATTCTGCTGTTATTTTGTACGAGTTAATCATCTGGGCCAAAGAAAATGACTACCAGGTGATAATAGATGATACTCTTGACACCCTGCCTATTTACAAGATCAAAATGGACTTGAAAGGCTTAAATAGTGAGGTACTGAATGACATTAAGGTAGTAAAAATTGGAGGAACATTGGACGTAGGTGATGTTATCGGACACTTGGCCCTTAAGGAACCTCATATAAGAGTAAAAGAGTACTTGGAAGTTGCACTCCCACACCTAGATAGTGAAAAACGAATAATTAACCCTGTTTTGGGATTTGAAAAACTTTTAATATTAAGTGAATCACCAAGGGAAGTTTTCGCTACTTTATCAATGATACTCTCATTTACCTCGAGCTTTCAGAGAACGGCATTTTATTTTGTGAATGTTAACGCACTTGAAGAGGCCATCCCATGGGCTCTACCGCTCCTTGAAGAGATTGCAACTACTGTGGTTGAGCTGGGGAGAATAAACAATGGTCTTGGTTTTAGTGTTAAGAGCTATGAGTTTTAA
- a CDS encoding Nre family DNA repair protein, whose product MKLDPNLCILCRGRGWCGLAYCPVIARARATLMVKRRVSSKIVEGSSPPSIFIGRIGYPYVRIGPAAPPLVGDTQVFDYPELWIEKKIEDILEYRWSLITGIKIADVKKPEDKLIDELRLLAMSSKPVDVQIALKKPPRPFMTFSEHEPPQGPRSPLTKMKILGNPSIPRPVEKAHDDTDLPALEAVTYLYESGVPVSHIQKIFSTGAFGVKGRRRLVPTRWSITAVDSILSRKLIKEIKEYDPLNEILVFRYRLHDNLFIAILYPAKWSYEWMEAWWPGSTWNPGADNVVIEGDHEGYHGRTTYPGIGGCYYASMLATVEYLKRIKRQATAILLREIYPGFKIPVGVWFVRESVRAMFNSPPVLKTDNLDEVMELLDRETKLGSGKWLSSSALLKRIKFTKTIDEFLKSG is encoded by the coding sequence ATGAAACTGGATCCGAATTTATGTATACTCTGCAGAGGTAGGGGATGGTGCGGTCTTGCATATTGCCCTGTAATAGCTAGGGCCAGGGCCACCTTAATGGTTAAACGACGTGTTTCCTCAAAAATTGTAGAAGGTTCTAGCCCTCCATCGATTTTTATCGGGAGAATAGGCTATCCTTATGTGAGAATAGGGCCAGCCGCACCACCTTTAGTTGGAGACACCCAAGTGTTTGACTATCCTGAGCTGTGGATTGAGAAGAAAATAGAGGATATCCTTGAGTATCGATGGAGTCTTATAACTGGCATTAAAATAGCAGATGTGAAAAAACCTGAAGATAAACTTATTGATGAGTTAAGGCTTTTGGCAATGAGTTCTAAACCTGTGGATGTACAAATTGCCCTTAAAAAGCCCCCTAGGCCTTTTATGACATTTAGTGAGCATGAACCCCCACAGGGGCCTCGTTCTCCTCTTACTAAGATGAAAATCCTTGGAAATCCATCAATCCCTAGACCTGTGGAAAAGGCTCATGATGACACTGACCTACCTGCGCTTGAGGCAGTTACATATCTCTACGAGTCTGGTGTGCCGGTTTCACACATACAGAAGATATTTAGCACTGGTGCATTTGGTGTTAAAGGTAGGAGAAGACTTGTTCCCACGAGGTGGAGCATCACCGCCGTAGATAGCATACTTTCGAGGAAACTCATCAAAGAGATAAAAGAATACGATCCCTTGAACGAGATTTTAGTCTTCAGATATCGCCTTCATGATAATTTGTTTATCGCAATACTATATCCAGCCAAATGGAGTTACGAATGGATGGAAGCATGGTGGCCTGGATCCACGTGGAACCCAGGCGCAGACAACGTGGTTATCGAGGGTGACCATGAAGGTTATCATGGAAGGACAACCTATCCGGGCATAGGTGGATGCTATTATGCAAGCATGCTCGCAACAGTTGAGTATTTAAAGAGGATAAAAAGACAAGCCACTGCTATACTTCTTAGGGAGATTTACCCCGGATTTAAAATCCCCGTAGGGGTCTGGTTTGTTAGAGAAAGTGTTAGGGCAATGTTTAATTCTCCACCAGTTTTAAAGACAGACAACTTGGACGAGGTCATGGAACTTTTAGACAGGGAAACAAAGCTTGGTAGTGGTAAGTGGCTTTCATCTTCGGCCCTTTTGAAGAGGATAAAGTTTACAAAGACCATAGATGAGTTTTTGAAAAGTGGCTGA